A stretch of Ipomoea triloba cultivar NCNSP0323 chromosome 13, ASM357664v1 DNA encodes these proteins:
- the LOC116001748 gene encoding ATP-citrate synthase beta chain protein 1-like has translation MKKKGIRVPGIGHRIKRGDNRDKRVELLQRYARENFPSVKYMEYAVQVETYTLSKANNLVLNVDGAIGSLFLDLLAGSGMFTKPEIDEIVGIGYLNGLFVLARSIGLIGHTFDQKRLKQPLYRHPWEDVLYTK, from the exons ATGAAGAAGAAGGGCATTCGAGTGCCAGGAATTGGTCACAG gATAAAGAGAGGTGACAACAGAGATAAGAGAGTGGAACTGCTTCAACGTTATGCCCGTGAAAATTTCCCTTCTGTGAAGTACATGGAATACGCAGTTCAGGTTGAAACTTACACCCTCTCAAAGGCAAACAACCTAGTCCTCAACGTTGATGGGGCCATTGGATCACTATTCTTGGATCTCCTAGCTGGCAGCGGAATGTTCACTAAGCCcgaaattgatgaaattgttgGGATTGGTTACCTGAATGGGCTCTTTGTCCTCGCCCGTTCCATTGGTCTCATCGG GCACACATTTGACCAGAAGAGATTGAAGCAACCTCTATACCGCCACCCATGGGAAGACGTTCTCTACACCAAGTGA
- the LOC116001821 gene encoding huntingtin-interacting protein K, translated as MEAGDEGIEIVDSKDLQQQSKAFDKLTDHVEDRQLDSSRVQTAMASIAASREADIQAMRMREKELAAVKINAADVDIIANELEVDKKVAERTLREHKGDAVAAIRHLLNTNTF; from the exons ATGGAGGCCGGAGACGAAGGTATAGAGATAGTCGACTCCAAAGACTTGCAGCAGCAGAGCAAAGCCTTCGACAAGCTCACCGATCATGTCGAAGATCGTCAGCTGGACTCCTCGCGTGTTCAAACG GCTATGGCCTCAATTGCTGCATCGAGGGAAGCTGATATTCAAGCTATGAGAATGAG GGAGAAGGAGCTGGCTGCTGTTAAGATAAATGCTGCTGATGTTGATATAATTGCAAATGAACTTGAG GTGGACAAAAAGGTTGCTGAACGGACACTACGAGAGCACAAAGGTGATGCTGTTGCTGCAATCAGGCACTTGCTCAATACAAATACCTTCTGA
- the LOC116001820 gene encoding phytochrome B-like isoform X1, whose translation MAGSGTGSSSKRFIEHQSSSAQIAQSSGTSNSNNRYPVSKAVAQYTEDARLHAVFERSGGTGKSFDYSESVKVATPFVAEQQIAAYLSNIQRGGHIQPFGCMIGVEEGSYRVIAYSENAREVLGLMPQSVPSLDRPDILGIGVDVRTLFRPSSSVLLQRAFGAQEITLLNPIWVHSKNSGKPFYAILHKIDVGIVIDLEPARSEDPALSIAGAVQSQKLAVRGISRLQSLPGGNIKHLCDVVVECVRELTGYDRVMVYKFHEDEHGEVLAESKRPDLEPYIGLHYPATDIPQASRFLFKQNRVRMIVDCNATPVRVIQDESLKQPLCLVGSTLRAPHGCHAQYMANMGSIASLTLAVIVNGNEDEGVGGRNSMRLWGLVVGHHTSARSIAFPLRSACEFLMQAFGLQLNMELQLASQLAEKHVLRTQTLLCDMLLRDSATGIVTQSPSIRDLVKCDGAALYYKGKYYPLGVTPTEDQIKDIAEWLLTYHGNSTGLSTDSLADAGYSGAASLGDAVRGMAVAYITSKDFLFWFRSHTAKEIKWGGAKHHPQDKDDGQRMHPRYSFKAFLEVVKRRSLPWENAEMDAIHSLQLILRDSFKDAEASNSKAVVHAPPGELELQGMDELSSVAREMVRLIETATTPIFAVDAEGHINGWNAKVAELVGLPVEEAMGKSLVHDLVHIESQETTAKLLFNALRGYEDRNVEIKLKTFGTEQHTKAVFVVVNACSSKDCTNKIVGVCFVGQDVTEQKVVMDKFIHIQSDYKAIVHSPNPLIPPIFASDENACCSEWNIAMEKLTGWSKGEMIGKMLIGELFGGVCRLKGPDAMMKFMITLHHAIGGKDTDKFPFYFFDRNGKYVQTLLTANKRVNMDGQIIGAFCFLQIASPELLQAIKIQRQQENKWLTKSKVMAYICQEIKNPLNGIRFTSSLLEATNLTEHQKQFLETSAACEKQMSKILRDAGLENIEDGSLELEKEEFHFGSVIDAIVSQVMLLLRERGLQFMLDIPDEMKTLKVYGDQARIQQVLADFLLNVVHHAPTPKGWVKIQVRPSLRQSSDGITIAHVEFRFICPGEGLPSALIQDVFHNSEWETREGLGLSMCRKIVTLMNGEVRYVREAERCYFLVILKLPVPTSGSKSG comes from the exons ATGGCGGGCTCAGGGACAGGGAGTAGTAGTAAGAGGTTTATTGAGCACCAGAGTTCTTCAGCTCAAATTGCTCAATCTTCAGGTACGAGTAACTCTAATAATCGCTATCCTGTAAGCAAGGCGGTAGCGCAGTACACTGAGGATGCTAGGCTCCACGCGGTTTTTGAGCGGTCCGGCGGGACGGGGAAGTCGTTTGATTACTCTGAATCAGTAAAGGTCGCGACTCCTTTTGTAGCGGAGCAGCAAATCGCTGCGTACCTGTCCAACATTCAGAGGGGAGGTCACATACAGCCTTTTGGGTGTATGATTGGCGTGGAGGAAGGGAGTTATCGCGTGATTGCGTATAGCGAGAATGCACGCGAGGTGCTTGGTTTAATGCCTCAGTCAGTTCCGAGTCTGGATCGGCCGGATATCCTGGGGATTGGGGTGGATGTGAGGACGCTTTTCAGGCCTTCGAGCTCGGTGTTGCTCCAACGGGCGTTTGGAGCGCAGGAGATCACGTTGCTGAACCCTATTTGGGTTCACTCCAAGAATTCCGGTAAGCCTTTTTACGCGATTTTACATAAGATTGATGTTGGCATTGTGATTGACTTGGAGCCTGCTAGGAGTGAGGACCCTGCTCTGTCCATAGCCGGGGCTGTGCAGTCACAGAAGCTCGCCGTGAGGGGCATTTCGCGCTTGCAGTCGCTTCCCGGTGGGAATATTAAGCATCTTTGTGATGTTGTGGTTGAGTGTGTGAGGGAGTTAACCGGGTATGATCGAGTTATGGTGTATAAGTTTCATGAGGATGAGCATGGGGAGGTTTTGGCTGAGAGCAAAAGACCAGATTTAGAGCCTTATATTGGGCTGCACTATCCAGCTACTGATATTCCTCAAGCCTCCAGGTTTTTGTTTAAACAAAACAGGGTTAGGATGATTGTCGATTGCAATGCCACTCCGGTACGTGTTATTCAGGATGAATCACTAAAGCAGCCGTTGTGTTTAGTTGGTTCGACTCTACGGGCTCCTCATGGTTGCCATGCCCAGTACATGGCCAATATGGGGTCCATTGCCTCGTTAACTCTCGCAGTTATTGTAAATGGGAACGAAGATGAAGGTGTTGGAGGGAGGAATTCGATGAGGCTATGGGGTTTGGTTGTAGGCCATCACACTTCGGCTAGGAGTATTGCATTCCCCCTTCGTTCTGCCTGTGAGTTTCTTATGCAGGCCTTTGGGCTCCAATTGAATATGGAATTGCAATTGGCATCACAATTGGCAGAAAAACATGTGTTAAGGACACAAACACTGTTGTGTGACATGCTTCTAAGGGACTCCGCCACTGGGATTGTTACCCAGAGCCCTAGTATAAGGGATCTCGTGAAATGTGATGGGGCTGCATTGTACTATAAGGGCAAATACTATCCTTTAGGCGTGACACCTACTGAAGACCAGATAAAGGATATAGCTGAGTGGTTATTGACTTACCATGGAAACTCGACAGGTTTGAGCACTGATAGTTTGGCTGATGCAGGGTACTCTGGTGCAGCTTCACTTGGTGATGCAGTTCGTGGGATGGCTGTTGCCTATATAACATCAAAAGATTTCTTGTTCTGGTTTCGGTCCCACACTGCAAAAGAGATTAAGTGGGGTGGTGCTAAGCATCATCCACAGGATAAAGATGATGGACAAAGGATGCACCCTCGATATTCATTCAAGGCATTTTTAGAAGTAGTTAAGAGACGTAGTTTGCCATGGGAGAACGCAGAAATGGATGCAATTCACTCTTTGCAGCTTATTCTACGCGATTCTTTTAAGGATGCTGAGGCAAGCAATTCTAAGGCTGTTGTGCATGCTCCGCCAGGAGAATTGGAATTGCAAGGAATGGATGAGCTGAGCTCTGTTGCCAGAGAAATGGTTAGATTGATAGAAACTGCAACCACTCCGATATTTGCTGTAGATGCTGAAGGACACATAAATGGATGGAATGCGAAAGTTGCCGAGTTGGTGGGGTTGCCAGTTGAAGAAGCAATGGGAAAGTCATTAGTTCATGATCTTGTTCATATAGAATCACAAGAAACCACTGCGAAGCTTTTGTTTAATGCTTTAAGAG GTTATGAAGATAGGAATGTAGAGATCAAGTTGAAAACATTTGGCACTGAGCAACATACAAAAGCCGTTTTTGTGGTGGTCAATGCTTGCTCTAGCAAAGACtgtacaaataaaattgttGGTGTATGTTTTGTTGGGCAAGATGTGACAGAACAGAAAGTTGTAATGGACAAATTTATTCACATACAAAGTGATTACAAGGCAATTGtacatagccccaatcctctgATCCCTCCCATATTTGCTTCAGATGAGAACGCTTGTTGCTCTGAGTGGAACATCGCCATGGAAAAGCTTACTGGGTGGAGCAAAGGGGAAATGATAGGGAAGATGTTAATTGGCGAGCTTTTTGGAGGAGTCTGTCGACTCAAGGGTCCAGATGCTATGATGAAATTCATGATCACATTGCATCATGCGATTGGAGGCAAAGATACAGACAAGTTTCCCTTCTACTTTTTTGACCGAAATGGAAAATATGTGCAAACCCTCTTGACCGCAAATAAGAGAGTGAATATGGATGGTCAGATTATTGGAGCCTTCTGTTTCTTGCAGATAGCAAGTCCTGAATTGCTGCAAGCCATCAAAATCCAGAGGCAACAAGAAAACAAGTGGCTCACTAAGTCAAAAGTGATGGCATATATCTGCCAGGAAATTAAGAATCCACTGAATGGTATACGCTTTACAAGTTCTTTATTAGAGGCAACAAATTTGACAGAACATCAAAAGCAGTTTCTGGAGACTAGCGCCGCTTGTGAGAAGCAGATGTCGAAGATTTTAAGGGATGCTGGTCTGGAAAACATTGAAGATGG TTCACTGGAGCTAGAGAAAGAAGAGTTTCATTTTGGGAGTGTTATAGACGCTATTGTCAGCCAAGTAATGCTCTTGCTGAGAGAAAGAGGTCTGCAATTTATGCTGGACATTCCAGACGAAATGAAGACGCTGAAAGTGTATGGTGATCAAGCAAGAATTCAACAGGTGCTGGCAGATTTTTTGCTGAACGTGGTACATCATGCGCCAACTCCAAAAGGATGGGTAAAAATCCAAGTTCGGCCTAGTTTGAGGCAAAGTTCTGATGGAATAACCATAGCGCACGTTGAATTCAG GTTTATCTGCCCAGGCGAAGGCCTTCCTTCAGCGCTGATCCAGGACGTGTTCCACAACAGTGAATGGGAAACTCGGGAAGGATTAGGGCTGAGTATGTGCAGGAAAATAGTGACACTCATGAATGGAGAAGTGCGGTATGTAAGAGAAGCAGAAAGGTGTTATTTCCTAGTTATCCTCAAGCTGCCCGTGCCCACAAGTGGCTCAAAAAGCGGTTGA
- the LOC116001820 gene encoding phytochrome B-like isoform X3, with the protein MVYKFHEDEHGEVLAESKRPDLEPYIGLHYPATDIPQASRFLFKQNRVRMIVDCNATPVRVIQDESLKQPLCLVGSTLRAPHGCHAQYMANMGSIASLTLAVIVNGNEDEGVGGRNSMRLWGLVVGHHTSARSIAFPLRSACEFLMQAFGLQLNMELQLASQLAEKHVLRTQTLLCDMLLRDSATGIVTQSPSIRDLVKCDGAALYYKGKYYPLGVTPTEDQIKDIAEWLLTYHGNSTGLSTDSLADAGYSGAASLGDAVRGMAVAYITSKDFLFWFRSHTAKEIKWGGAKHHPQDKDDGQRMHPRYSFKAFLEVVKRRSLPWENAEMDAIHSLQLILRDSFKDAEASNSKAVVHAPPGELELQGMDELSSVAREMVRLIETATTPIFAVDAEGHINGWNAKVAELVGLPVEEAMGKSLVHDLVHIESQETTAKLLFNALRGYEDRNVEIKLKTFGTEQHTKAVFVVVNACSSKDCTNKIVGVCFVGQDVTEQKVVMDKFIHIQSDYKAIVHSPNPLIPPIFASDENACCSEWNIAMEKLTGWSKGEMIGKMLIGELFGGVCRLKGPDAMMKFMITLHHAIGGKDTDKFPFYFFDRNGKYVQTLLTANKRVNMDGQIIGAFCFLQIASPELLQAIKIQRQQENKWLTKSKVMAYICQEIKNPLNGIRFTSSLLEATNLTEHQKQFLETSAACEKQMSKILRDAGLENIEDGSLELEKEEFHFGSVIDAIVSQVMLLLRERGLQFMLDIPDEMKTLKVYGDQARIQQVLADFLLNVVHHAPTPKGWVKIQVRPSLRQSSDGITIAHVEFRFICPGEGLPSALIQDVFHNSEWETREGLGLSMCRKIVTLMNGEVRYVREAERCYFLVILKLPVPTSGSKSG; encoded by the exons ATGGTGTATAAGTTTCATGAGGATGAGCATGGGGAGGTTTTGGCTGAGAGCAAAAGACCAGATTTAGAGCCTTATATTGGGCTGCACTATCCAGCTACTGATATTCCTCAAGCCTCCAGGTTTTTGTTTAAACAAAACAGGGTTAGGATGATTGTCGATTGCAATGCCACTCCGGTACGTGTTATTCAGGATGAATCACTAAAGCAGCCGTTGTGTTTAGTTGGTTCGACTCTACGGGCTCCTCATGGTTGCCATGCCCAGTACATGGCCAATATGGGGTCCATTGCCTCGTTAACTCTCGCAGTTATTGTAAATGGGAACGAAGATGAAGGTGTTGGAGGGAGGAATTCGATGAGGCTATGGGGTTTGGTTGTAGGCCATCACACTTCGGCTAGGAGTATTGCATTCCCCCTTCGTTCTGCCTGTGAGTTTCTTATGCAGGCCTTTGGGCTCCAATTGAATATGGAATTGCAATTGGCATCACAATTGGCAGAAAAACATGTGTTAAGGACACAAACACTGTTGTGTGACATGCTTCTAAGGGACTCCGCCACTGGGATTGTTACCCAGAGCCCTAGTATAAGGGATCTCGTGAAATGTGATGGGGCTGCATTGTACTATAAGGGCAAATACTATCCTTTAGGCGTGACACCTACTGAAGACCAGATAAAGGATATAGCTGAGTGGTTATTGACTTACCATGGAAACTCGACAGGTTTGAGCACTGATAGTTTGGCTGATGCAGGGTACTCTGGTGCAGCTTCACTTGGTGATGCAGTTCGTGGGATGGCTGTTGCCTATATAACATCAAAAGATTTCTTGTTCTGGTTTCGGTCCCACACTGCAAAAGAGATTAAGTGGGGTGGTGCTAAGCATCATCCACAGGATAAAGATGATGGACAAAGGATGCACCCTCGATATTCATTCAAGGCATTTTTAGAAGTAGTTAAGAGACGTAGTTTGCCATGGGAGAACGCAGAAATGGATGCAATTCACTCTTTGCAGCTTATTCTACGCGATTCTTTTAAGGATGCTGAGGCAAGCAATTCTAAGGCTGTTGTGCATGCTCCGCCAGGAGAATTGGAATTGCAAGGAATGGATGAGCTGAGCTCTGTTGCCAGAGAAATGGTTAGATTGATAGAAACTGCAACCACTCCGATATTTGCTGTAGATGCTGAAGGACACATAAATGGATGGAATGCGAAAGTTGCCGAGTTGGTGGGGTTGCCAGTTGAAGAAGCAATGGGAAAGTCATTAGTTCATGATCTTGTTCATATAGAATCACAAGAAACCACTGCGAAGCTTTTGTTTAATGCTTTAAGAG GTTATGAAGATAGGAATGTAGAGATCAAGTTGAAAACATTTGGCACTGAGCAACATACAAAAGCCGTTTTTGTGGTGGTCAATGCTTGCTCTAGCAAAGACtgtacaaataaaattgttGGTGTATGTTTTGTTGGGCAAGATGTGACAGAACAGAAAGTTGTAATGGACAAATTTATTCACATACAAAGTGATTACAAGGCAATTGtacatagccccaatcctctgATCCCTCCCATATTTGCTTCAGATGAGAACGCTTGTTGCTCTGAGTGGAACATCGCCATGGAAAAGCTTACTGGGTGGAGCAAAGGGGAAATGATAGGGAAGATGTTAATTGGCGAGCTTTTTGGAGGAGTCTGTCGACTCAAGGGTCCAGATGCTATGATGAAATTCATGATCACATTGCATCATGCGATTGGAGGCAAAGATACAGACAAGTTTCCCTTCTACTTTTTTGACCGAAATGGAAAATATGTGCAAACCCTCTTGACCGCAAATAAGAGAGTGAATATGGATGGTCAGATTATTGGAGCCTTCTGTTTCTTGCAGATAGCAAGTCCTGAATTGCTGCAAGCCATCAAAATCCAGAGGCAACAAGAAAACAAGTGGCTCACTAAGTCAAAAGTGATGGCATATATCTGCCAGGAAATTAAGAATCCACTGAATGGTATACGCTTTACAAGTTCTTTATTAGAGGCAACAAATTTGACAGAACATCAAAAGCAGTTTCTGGAGACTAGCGCCGCTTGTGAGAAGCAGATGTCGAAGATTTTAAGGGATGCTGGTCTGGAAAACATTGAAGATGG TTCACTGGAGCTAGAGAAAGAAGAGTTTCATTTTGGGAGTGTTATAGACGCTATTGTCAGCCAAGTAATGCTCTTGCTGAGAGAAAGAGGTCTGCAATTTATGCTGGACATTCCAGACGAAATGAAGACGCTGAAAGTGTATGGTGATCAAGCAAGAATTCAACAGGTGCTGGCAGATTTTTTGCTGAACGTGGTACATCATGCGCCAACTCCAAAAGGATGGGTAAAAATCCAAGTTCGGCCTAGTTTGAGGCAAAGTTCTGATGGAATAACCATAGCGCACGTTGAATTCAG GTTTATCTGCCCAGGCGAAGGCCTTCCTTCAGCGCTGATCCAGGACGTGTTCCACAACAGTGAATGGGAAACTCGGGAAGGATTAGGGCTGAGTATGTGCAGGAAAATAGTGACACTCATGAATGGAGAAGTGCGGTATGTAAGAGAAGCAGAAAGGTGTTATTTCCTAGTTATCCTCAAGCTGCCCGTGCCCACAAGTGGCTCAAAAAGCGGTTGA
- the LOC116001820 gene encoding phytochrome B-like isoform X2, translating into MAGSGTGSSSKRFIEHQSSSAQIAQSSGTSNSNNRYPVSKAVAQYTEDARLHAVFERSGGTGKSFDYSESVKVATPFVAEQQIAAYLSNIQRGGHIQPFGCMIGVEEGSYRVIAYSENAREVLGLMPQSVPSLDRPDILGIGVDVRTLFRPSSSVLLQRAFGAQEITLLNPIWVHSKNSGKPFYAILHKIDVGIVIDLEPARSEDPALSIAGAVQSQKLAVRGISRLQSLPGGNIKHLCDVVVECVRELTGYDRVMVYKFHEDEHGEVLAESKRPDLEPYIGLHYPATDIPQASRFLFKQNRVRMIVDCNATPVRVIQDESLKQPLCLVGSTLRAPHGCHAQYMANMGSIASLTLAVIVNGNEDEGVGGRNSMRLWGLVVGHHTSARSIAFPLRSACEFLMQAFGLQLNMELQLASQLAEKHVLRTQTLLCDMLLRDSATGIVTQSPSIRDLVKCDGAALYYKGKYYPLGVTPTEDQIKDIAEWLLTYHGNSTGLSTDSLADAGYSGAASLGDAVRGMAVAYITSKDFLFWFRSHTAKEIKWGGAKHHPQDKDDGQRMHPRYSFKAFLEVVKRRSLPWENAEMDAIHSLQLILRDSFKDAEASNSKAVVHAPPGELELQGMDELSSVAREMVRLIETATTPIFAVDAEGHINGWNAKVAELVGLPVEEAMGKSLVHDLVHIESQETTAKLLFNALRGYEDRNVEIKLKTFGTEQHTKAVFVVVNACSSKDCTNKIVGVCFVGQDVTEQKVVMDKFIHIQSDYKAIVHSPNPLIPPIFASDENACCSEWNIAMEKLTGWSKGEMIGKMLIGELFGGVCRLKGPDAMMKFMITLHHAIGGKDTDKFPFYFFDRNGKYVQTLLTANKRVNMDGQIIGAFCFLQIASPELLQAIKIQRQQENKWLTKSKVMAYICQEIKNPLNGIRFTSSLLEATNLTEHQKQFLETSAACEKQMSKILRDAGLENIEDG; encoded by the exons ATGGCGGGCTCAGGGACAGGGAGTAGTAGTAAGAGGTTTATTGAGCACCAGAGTTCTTCAGCTCAAATTGCTCAATCTTCAGGTACGAGTAACTCTAATAATCGCTATCCTGTAAGCAAGGCGGTAGCGCAGTACACTGAGGATGCTAGGCTCCACGCGGTTTTTGAGCGGTCCGGCGGGACGGGGAAGTCGTTTGATTACTCTGAATCAGTAAAGGTCGCGACTCCTTTTGTAGCGGAGCAGCAAATCGCTGCGTACCTGTCCAACATTCAGAGGGGAGGTCACATACAGCCTTTTGGGTGTATGATTGGCGTGGAGGAAGGGAGTTATCGCGTGATTGCGTATAGCGAGAATGCACGCGAGGTGCTTGGTTTAATGCCTCAGTCAGTTCCGAGTCTGGATCGGCCGGATATCCTGGGGATTGGGGTGGATGTGAGGACGCTTTTCAGGCCTTCGAGCTCGGTGTTGCTCCAACGGGCGTTTGGAGCGCAGGAGATCACGTTGCTGAACCCTATTTGGGTTCACTCCAAGAATTCCGGTAAGCCTTTTTACGCGATTTTACATAAGATTGATGTTGGCATTGTGATTGACTTGGAGCCTGCTAGGAGTGAGGACCCTGCTCTGTCCATAGCCGGGGCTGTGCAGTCACAGAAGCTCGCCGTGAGGGGCATTTCGCGCTTGCAGTCGCTTCCCGGTGGGAATATTAAGCATCTTTGTGATGTTGTGGTTGAGTGTGTGAGGGAGTTAACCGGGTATGATCGAGTTATGGTGTATAAGTTTCATGAGGATGAGCATGGGGAGGTTTTGGCTGAGAGCAAAAGACCAGATTTAGAGCCTTATATTGGGCTGCACTATCCAGCTACTGATATTCCTCAAGCCTCCAGGTTTTTGTTTAAACAAAACAGGGTTAGGATGATTGTCGATTGCAATGCCACTCCGGTACGTGTTATTCAGGATGAATCACTAAAGCAGCCGTTGTGTTTAGTTGGTTCGACTCTACGGGCTCCTCATGGTTGCCATGCCCAGTACATGGCCAATATGGGGTCCATTGCCTCGTTAACTCTCGCAGTTATTGTAAATGGGAACGAAGATGAAGGTGTTGGAGGGAGGAATTCGATGAGGCTATGGGGTTTGGTTGTAGGCCATCACACTTCGGCTAGGAGTATTGCATTCCCCCTTCGTTCTGCCTGTGAGTTTCTTATGCAGGCCTTTGGGCTCCAATTGAATATGGAATTGCAATTGGCATCACAATTGGCAGAAAAACATGTGTTAAGGACACAAACACTGTTGTGTGACATGCTTCTAAGGGACTCCGCCACTGGGATTGTTACCCAGAGCCCTAGTATAAGGGATCTCGTGAAATGTGATGGGGCTGCATTGTACTATAAGGGCAAATACTATCCTTTAGGCGTGACACCTACTGAAGACCAGATAAAGGATATAGCTGAGTGGTTATTGACTTACCATGGAAACTCGACAGGTTTGAGCACTGATAGTTTGGCTGATGCAGGGTACTCTGGTGCAGCTTCACTTGGTGATGCAGTTCGTGGGATGGCTGTTGCCTATATAACATCAAAAGATTTCTTGTTCTGGTTTCGGTCCCACACTGCAAAAGAGATTAAGTGGGGTGGTGCTAAGCATCATCCACAGGATAAAGATGATGGACAAAGGATGCACCCTCGATATTCATTCAAGGCATTTTTAGAAGTAGTTAAGAGACGTAGTTTGCCATGGGAGAACGCAGAAATGGATGCAATTCACTCTTTGCAGCTTATTCTACGCGATTCTTTTAAGGATGCTGAGGCAAGCAATTCTAAGGCTGTTGTGCATGCTCCGCCAGGAGAATTGGAATTGCAAGGAATGGATGAGCTGAGCTCTGTTGCCAGAGAAATGGTTAGATTGATAGAAACTGCAACCACTCCGATATTTGCTGTAGATGCTGAAGGACACATAAATGGATGGAATGCGAAAGTTGCCGAGTTGGTGGGGTTGCCAGTTGAAGAAGCAATGGGAAAGTCATTAGTTCATGATCTTGTTCATATAGAATCACAAGAAACCACTGCGAAGCTTTTGTTTAATGCTTTAAGAG GTTATGAAGATAGGAATGTAGAGATCAAGTTGAAAACATTTGGCACTGAGCAACATACAAAAGCCGTTTTTGTGGTGGTCAATGCTTGCTCTAGCAAAGACtgtacaaataaaattgttGGTGTATGTTTTGTTGGGCAAGATGTGACAGAACAGAAAGTTGTAATGGACAAATTTATTCACATACAAAGTGATTACAAGGCAATTGtacatagccccaatcctctgATCCCTCCCATATTTGCTTCAGATGAGAACGCTTGTTGCTCTGAGTGGAACATCGCCATGGAAAAGCTTACTGGGTGGAGCAAAGGGGAAATGATAGGGAAGATGTTAATTGGCGAGCTTTTTGGAGGAGTCTGTCGACTCAAGGGTCCAGATGCTATGATGAAATTCATGATCACATTGCATCATGCGATTGGAGGCAAAGATACAGACAAGTTTCCCTTCTACTTTTTTGACCGAAATGGAAAATATGTGCAAACCCTCTTGACCGCAAATAAGAGAGTGAATATGGATGGTCAGATTATTGGAGCCTTCTGTTTCTTGCAGATAGCAAGTCCTGAATTGCTGCAAGCCATCAAAATCCAGAGGCAACAAGAAAACAAGTGGCTCACTAAGTCAAAAGTGATGGCATATATCTGCCAGGAAATTAAGAATCCACTGAATGGTATACGCTTTACAAGTTCTTTATTAGAGGCAACAAATTTGACAGAACATCAAAAGCAGTTTCTGGAGACTAGCGCCGCTTGTGAGAAGCAGATGTCGAAGATTTTAAGGGATGCTGGTCTGGAAAACATTGAAGATGGGTAA